The following is a genomic window from Acidobacteriota bacterium.
CTTCGACCCGGCCACGGTCACCCCCGAGGCGCTCGTCGGCGTGATCCGCCGCACCGGCTACGACGCGCACCTGCCGCTCGAGGGGCAGACGGCGTTCGACGAGCAGGAGGCGCGCGACCGGGTCGCCGAGCAGGAGTATCGCGCGCTCCGTCTCAAGGCCGTGGTCACGCTCGTCGCCGCGGCCCTCGCCATGATGGCGTCGATGCCGCTCATGACGGCCGGCCACGGCGAGCACGGCGACCACCTGACGCTCGACCCGTTCATGCGCTGGGTGATGACCTCGCTCGACCCGGCGGTGCGCGCGGTCGTGCCGTGGGTGTACGCCATCGACCCGGCGGTGCTGTCGTGGACGCTGCTCGGTCTCACCGCGGCCATCATGGGGTGGGCCGGCCGGCACTTCTACGTGCGCGCGTGGGCGAGCGTGGAGCGCCGCTCGGCCGACATGAACACGCTCGTCGCCATCGGCACGGGCGCCGCCTTCGTCTACTCCGTGGCCGCCACGCTCGTGCCGCAGTGGTTCCTCGCGCGCGGCGTCGCGCCCGACGTCTACTACGAGGCCGTCGTCTTCATCATCGGCTTCGTGCTCGCGGGCAACGCCCTCGAGGCGCGCGCCAAGCGCCAGACGTCGGCCGCGCTGCGCGCGCTCGTCTCGCTTCAGCCGCTGGTGGCGCGTGTCGATCGCGACGGCGTCGAGGCCGAGGTGCCCGTCGACGATCTGCGCGGCGGCGACAGCGTCCTCGTCCGCCCCGGCGAGCGGGTTCCCGTCGACGGGGAGATCGTCGACGGCGAGAGCAGCGTCGACGAGTCGATGCTGACCGGCGAGTCGATGCCGGTCGCAAAGCGCATCGGCGACCGGGTGATTGGCGGAACAATCAACCGGGCCGGCGCGTTCCGCTTCCGCGCGACGACGCTCGGCGCCGACTCGGTGCTCGCGCACATCGTCCGGCTGATGCGCGAGGCGCAGGGTTCGCGGGCGCCCGTGCAGCGGCTGGCCGATCGGATCAGCGCCGTCTTCGTGCCAGTCGTCGTCGCGGTGGCCCTGATGACCGGTGTCACGTGGTGGCTCGTCGCCGGCGACGGCGCGGCCGCGCGCGGCGCGGCGGCGGCCGTCGCCGTGCTCATCATCGCGTGCCCGTGCGCCATGGGCCTCGCCGTGCCGACCGCCGTGATGGTGGCCTCCGGGCGCGGCGCCGACCTCGGCATCCTCATCAAGGGCGGGGAGGCACTCCAGCGGGCCGGCGACATCACGACCGTGGTGCTCGACAAGACCGGCACCATCACCGAAGGGCGCCCCGTCGTGACCGACCTCGTCGTGGCCGACGGCGCCGGGGTCGGCGAAGGGGCGCTGCTCGCCCTGGTCGCCGCGGTCGAACGCGCATCCGAGCACCCCCTCGCCGAGGCCATCGTCGCCGAGGCGGAGCGGCGCGGCCTGACGCTCGAGCGCGTGCGGCGCTTCGAGTCGCTCGCGGGGCGCGGCGCGTCGGGCGTCGTCGCCGGGCGCACGGTCGTGGCCGGCAACGCCCGGCTCATGGCCGACCAGGGCATCGGCATCGCGCCGCTCGTCGCCGGGGCCGAGCGCCTCGCGGCCGCCGGACGTACGCCGATGTTCCTGGCCGTCGACGGCGTGGCGGCCGGGGTGATTGGCGTGGCCGATCCGCCGAGGGCGGGCTCGGCCGCTGCCGTTGCGCGTCTGCGCGCGCTCGGCCTCGACGTCGTCATGGTCACCGGCGACCATCCGCGCACCGCGGCCGCCGTGGCCGCCGAGGTCGGCATCGACCAGTTCGTCGCCGGCGTGCTGCCCGAGGGCAAGGTCGACGAGATCGTCCGGCGCCAGGCGCGCGGCGAGGTCGTCGCGATGGTCGGCGATGGCGTCAACGACGCGCCGGCGCTCGCCCGTGCCGACGTCGGCATCGCCATCGGCACCGGCGCCGACGTGGCCACCGACGCGAGCGACGTCACCCTCATGCGTCCCGATCTCACGGCCGTCGTCGAGGCCATCGCGCTCTCGCGGCGGACGATGCGGACGATGTGGCAGAACCTGTTCTGGGCGTTCGCCTACAACGTCGTGGGGATTCCGGTGGCCGCCGGCGTCCTGTACCCGGCGTTCGGCCTGCTCCTCAGTCCCGTGCTTGCGAGCGCGGCGATGGCGTTCAGCTCGGTGAGCGTCGTCACGAACAGCCTGCGGCTGCGGCACGTGCGGCTCGCGTGACGAGACGTCGCACGGCGCGAACGCGTCGTCGCAGTTGTAGCGCCGGGGCTTCAGCCCGGCCGGAGTCTGCCGTTGTAGCGCCGGGGCTTCAGCCCCGGCGGAGGTGCGCGCTCTCGAGGTGAATCTCCATGGCGACGAAGACGAAGGCGCCTGCCGGGTGCGGGTGCGCGGTCGAGGCGATGCCAGGCGGCGAACGCCGCGCGGTGGGGGTCGACCCGGCGATCAAGGATCGCAACGTGAGGCGCCTGCGCCGGATCGAGGGCCAGGTACGCGGCCTGCAGCGGATGGTGGCGGAGGAGCGCTACTGCGCCGACATCCTCGTCCAGATTGCGTCGGTGTCCGAGGCGCTGCGCGGCGTCGGGCGCGAGCTGATGCGCAATCATCTGAGGCATTGCGCGACCACCGCCATCCGCCGGGGCGACGCCGAGGCCGACGCGATGTACGAGGAGATTCTCGACCTCGTGTACCGGCACGGACGGTAGGCAGGGATCAGGCTGCGGGCTACGGGCGACAGGCTGCAGGCTTCGGGCCGGCGCCTGGCGGCCGGACGCCCACCTTGGCTGGTGGCGGCTGCCGCTCGCGCCCTCGGACGCTCCGCGTACCTTCGTGCAAGCTGCAATCTCCATCGTCGACGCGGGCAATCGTGCCAACACGGCCCTCATCCTGGTAGACAGGGCAGACAGGGATGCCATCAGTGCTGAGTACTACTCCGCAGAGTCCGATCCCAGCGACCGACGCACCGCCTTCGCGACGGCGTCGTTGAGTAAGTGGGTCACCGCACATGCCGACATGAGGCTTGTGGAGCCAGGCGAACTGGATCTCG
Proteins encoded in this region:
- a CDS encoding heavy metal translocating P-type ATPase, with the translated sequence MTCAACQAAVQRALERHPGVADASVNLMLKNAAVVFDPATVTPEALVGVIRRTGYDAHLPLEGQTAFDEQEARDRVAEQEYRALRLKAVVTLVAAALAMMASMPLMTAGHGEHGDHLTLDPFMRWVMTSLDPAVRAVVPWVYAIDPAVLSWTLLGLTAAIMGWAGRHFYVRAWASVERRSADMNTLVAIGTGAAFVYSVAATLVPQWFLARGVAPDVYYEAVVFIIGFVLAGNALEARAKRQTSAALRALVSLQPLVARVDRDGVEAEVPVDDLRGGDSVLVRPGERVPVDGEIVDGESSVDESMLTGESMPVAKRIGDRVIGGTINRAGAFRFRATTLGADSVLAHIVRLMREAQGSRAPVQRLADRISAVFVPVVVAVALMTGVTWWLVAGDGAAARGAAAAVAVLIIACPCAMGLAVPTAVMVASGRGADLGILIKGGEALQRAGDITTVVLDKTGTITEGRPVVTDLVVADGAGVGEGALLALVAAVERASEHPLAEAIVAEAERRGLTLERVRRFESLAGRGASGVVAGRTVVAGNARLMADQGIGIAPLVAGAERLAAAGRTPMFLAVDGVAAGVIGVADPPRAGSAAAVARLRALGLDVVMVTGDHPRTAAAVAAEVGIDQFVAGVLPEGKVDEIVRRQARGEVVAMVGDGVNDAPALARADVGIAIGTGADVATDASDVTLMRPDLTAVVEAIALSRRTMRTMWQNLFWAFAYNVVGIPVAAGVLYPAFGLLLSPVLASAAMAFSSVSVVTNSLRLRHVRLA
- a CDS encoding metal-sensitive transcriptional regulator, translating into MATKTKAPAGCGCAVEAMPGGERRAVGVDPAIKDRNVRRLRRIEGQVRGLQRMVAEERYCADILVQIASVSEALRGVGRELMRNHLRHCATTAIRRGDAEADAMYEEILDLVYRHGR
- a CDS encoding serine hydrolase, encoding MPLAPSDAPRTFVQAAISIVDAGNRANTALILVDRADRDAISAEYYSAESDPSDRRTAFATASLSKWVTAHADMRLVEPGELDLDRPVESYLTRWHFRRGSFSSRGVTVQP